Proteins encoded together in one Synechococcus sp. BL107 window:
- a CDS encoding phage holin family protein: MGPIGWLLQWPVRALVLLLVAAMPLGVELSSFSTALGSAALIGLLGTLLIVPLKLLLALPWAVASLGGLLAPVSWLFNWLITVILFSLAAALIDGFRLKNGLSSAVLGAVAYGVLSTVFIRLLGLGDVELIRAALA; this comes from the coding sequence ATGGGTCCGATTGGCTGGCTGTTGCAGTGGCCGGTTCGGGCCTTGGTGCTTCTCCTTGTGGCGGCGATGCCATTGGGGGTGGAACTTTCAAGTTTTTCAACGGCCCTCGGCTCTGCAGCGCTGATTGGCTTGTTGGGGACCCTGCTGATCGTTCCGTTAAAGCTGCTGTTGGCGTTGCCGTGGGCTGTGGCCAGCCTGGGCGGATTGCTGGCGCCGGTGAGCTGGCTGTTCAATTGGCTGATCACGGTGATCTTGTTCAGCCTGGCGGCGGCGTTGATTGATGGGTTCCGTCTGAAAAATGGCCTGTCCAGTGCTGTGTTGGGGGCCGTCGCCTACGGCGTGTTGAGCACCGTGTTCATTCGTTTGCTCGGTTTGGGGGATGTGGAGCTGATCCGGGCAGCGCTGGCCTGA
- the tilS gene encoding tRNA lysidine(34) synthetase TilS yields the protein MEESRLQLLSWTPWHHRLHQRLLTSPDLLPQGKTLVVAVSGGQDSMALLGLLRDLTAVHHWTLVLWHGDHHWHPHSSQIASALKQWCDDQGLALQVETAPEELPQTEADARSWRYRCLTQLTNANGADAVTGHTASDRAETLLLQASRGSDLAGLGSLRAVRPLQAHAPEEAQLRRPLLGFSRSETVQICSDLQLPIWNDPGNQSTDFARNRIRHEVMPVLEELNPGCSRRLADLAERMSQLRDTQQNLAALALTTLQSNEGLDRKALGLLPQPTRRQLLAQWLNQQGVPGLDAPTLEQLSHRLRQAAPAGEAHLPKGWILSWQGSDLILQPPAAGH from the coding sequence GTGGAGGAAAGTCGCCTCCAATTGTTGTCCTGGACCCCCTGGCATCACCGGCTGCACCAACGGCTGCTCACATCCCCAGACCTGCTCCCCCAGGGCAAAACACTGGTGGTCGCGGTGTCGGGTGGCCAAGATTCGATGGCGTTATTGGGCCTGCTGCGGGATCTGACGGCAGTGCACCACTGGACATTGGTGCTGTGGCACGGCGACCACCATTGGCATCCACACTCCAGCCAAATCGCCTCAGCGCTGAAACAGTGGTGTGACGACCAAGGCCTAGCGCTGCAGGTCGAGACTGCCCCAGAGGAGCTGCCCCAAACGGAAGCCGATGCACGCAGCTGGCGCTACCGCTGCCTCACGCAGCTGACCAACGCCAACGGAGCGGATGCGGTGACCGGTCACACCGCCAGCGATCGGGCGGAGACCCTGCTTCTGCAGGCCAGCCGCGGCAGTGATTTGGCCGGCCTCGGCAGCCTGCGCGCGGTGCGACCCCTTCAAGCCCATGCTCCGGAGGAAGCCCAGCTGCGCCGTCCACTCTTGGGTTTCAGCCGCAGCGAAACAGTTCAAATTTGCAGCGATCTACAGCTGCCGATCTGGAACGACCCTGGCAACCAATCCACGGATTTCGCCCGCAACCGAATCCGCCACGAGGTGATGCCTGTGCTGGAGGAGCTCAACCCCGGCTGCAGCCGTCGCCTCGCCGACCTTGCTGAACGAATGTCCCAACTGCGGGACACACAACAAAATCTGGCGGCTTTAGCCCTCACAACGCTGCAAAGCAACGAAGGACTGGATCGCAAAGCCCTGGGGCTGTTGCCCCAGCCGACGCGACGGCAACTGTTGGCCCAATGGCTGAATCAGCAAGGCGTTCCTGGACTGGATGCACCAACCCTGGAACAGCTAAGCCATCGGCTTCGTCAAGCAGCCCCAGCTGGCGAAGCCCACCTTCCGAAAGGCTGGATCCTTAGCTGGCAGGGCTCTGATCTGATCCTGCAGCCGCCCGCAGCAGGGCATTAA
- a CDS encoding DUF561 domain-containing protein: protein MSRLQQLPVALQRSLEQRSTLKVIAGLMNFDAASIGRVAGAAGHGGADLIDVACDPALVALAIEASGGVPVCVSSVEPELFPAAVEAGAAMVEIGNFDAFYPEGRIFGAAEVLELTRRTRSLLPEVVLSVTVPHVLPMDEQEQLAIDLVAAGADLIQTEGGTSAKPFSAGSLGLIEKAAPTLAAAHSISRVSTVPVLCASGLSAITVPMAIAAGAAGVGVGSAVNRLNDELAMVAVVRGLREALSSSVRVSV, encoded by the coding sequence ATGTCCCGTCTTCAGCAACTGCCCGTCGCTCTACAGCGCAGCCTCGAGCAGCGATCGACCCTCAAGGTGATCGCCGGCCTGATGAATTTTGATGCCGCCAGCATCGGTCGTGTGGCGGGTGCTGCCGGCCATGGCGGGGCCGACCTCATCGATGTGGCCTGTGATCCTGCCTTGGTTGCCTTGGCCATCGAAGCGTCCGGTGGTGTGCCGGTTTGTGTGTCATCGGTGGAGCCTGAACTCTTCCCCGCAGCTGTTGAGGCAGGTGCTGCAATGGTGGAGATCGGCAACTTCGATGCGTTCTATCCCGAGGGCCGGATTTTTGGTGCAGCGGAGGTGCTCGAGCTCACCCGTCGCACCCGTTCACTTCTTCCTGAGGTGGTTCTGAGTGTCACTGTGCCCCACGTGCTGCCAATGGACGAACAAGAGCAGCTGGCGATCGATTTGGTAGCGGCCGGTGCGGATCTGATTCAGACCGAAGGCGGTACCAGCGCTAAGCCGTTCAGTGCCGGCAGCCTTGGCCTGATCGAAAAGGCGGCTCCCACCTTGGCCGCAGCCCACAGCATCAGTCGTGTGTCGACAGTGCCAGTGCTGTGCGCTTCAGGGCTCTCCGCCATCACGGTGCCGATGGCGATCGCTGCCGGTGCCGCTGGTGTTGGTGTTGGGTCTGCGGTGAACCGCCTCAACGATGAGCTGGCGATGGTGGCCGTGGTGCGGGGCTTGCGGGAAGCCCTCAGTTCTTCCGTGCGGGTCAGCGTCTAA